The Aeromicrobium yanjiei DNA segment CGGACTCCAGCGAGGTGTCGAGGTGCTCGAGGGTCTTGGCCTCGTGCGTCGCGCCCCAGATGTTGGCGTCGGTCGAGTAGGCCTTCTCCTGGCTGTCGCGGTACGGCAGGCCCCGCTCCGTGAGCCACTGGCTCATCTCGGTGCGGCCGCCGAGCTCGGCGACGAAAGCTGCGTCGAGCCACGGCTTGTAGATGCGCAGCTCAGGATTCGCGAGCAGTCCGTAGCGGTAGAACCGCTCGATGTCATTGCCCTTGAAGGTCGATCCGTCGCCCCAGATGTCGACGCCGTCCTCGTGCATCGCGCGCACCAGCAGCGTGCCGGTCACGGCGCGGCCGAGCGGCGTGGTGTTGAAGTACGTCCGTCCGCCCGAGCGGATGTGGAACGCGCCACAGGCCAGGGCTGCGAGCCCCTCCTCGACCAGCGGCCGCTTGCAGTCGATCGAGCGGGCGAGCTCGGCGCCGTACTCCATCGCACGACCCGGGATGCCGGAGATGTCCGGCTCGTCGTACTGGCCGATGTCGGCGGTGTAGGTGCAGGGGACGGCGCCCTTGTCGCGCATCCACGCAACCGCGACCGAGGTGTCGAGGCCTCCGGAGAAGGCGATGCCGACGCGCTCGCCGACGGGAAGGCTGGTCAGTACTTTGGACATGGCTCACATTCTTGCATGGACCTGCAAGACTTTGCATTCTGGGTGCGTCTAGGATCCCCAGCATGCTGCGGCCCCTCCTACGCGTGCTCGCCCTGGCGGCCACGGTCGGGCTGCTGGTCGTCCCGGTGCTGGCGTCGTCGCAGGCCCCCCAGCAGGACATCGATCCGCGCTCGGGGCTCATCACCGACTTCCGGGGTGACTACGTCCTGAGCGCCGACGGGACGCTCGCGGCGAAGGAGACGGTCACGACCGAGACCCGGGAGGGACAGCCCGGCGTCGCACGCTCCTGGGACCTGCGCGACCCGTTCGACAGCCACGTGAGGCTGGTGCCGGAGAACATCGCGGTCGAGGTGGACGGGCGCAGCCAGCCCGTCGAGCTGCAGTGGCAGCAGGGACGGCGGGTGCGGGTCGCGCAGATCGCGGACGCCGTCACGGCCGGCACCCACACGTACACGGTCCGCTACACGGTCGACGGTGTGCTCTCCTCCTCGGACGCCGACAGCGGCACCTCCCGTGAGCCGCGGACGCCGTCCGTCCTGCGCTGGGACGTGGTGCCACGAGGCTGGGACGTGGAGATCAAGAGGTCCACGGCTCACCTCACGCTGCCGGCCGGCACCGAGAGCGTCCGGTGCGCGACCGGCCGCGACCCCGACACGACGTGCGACATCACCGGCACGGGCTCCGATCGGATCACGATCACCACCGGGGCGCTGCCCGCGCGTACGCCCGTCACGCTCCGCGCCGGGCTGCCCGTCGAGGCACCCGGCCGCGTCACGGCGCCGTGGCCGGTGCAGCTCGACCGGGCCCTCGGACGGTCGGTCCTGGACCTGGCAGCACTGCTCGTCGCGGCGTTCGCCCTGGGCGGCATCGCGTACGCCCTGGACCGGCGCTCGCGACACGCGGCGCCGCACGTCATCCTGACAGTGCTCGCGTGGGTCTCGCTGATCGCGCTGCTGGCGATCGGCATCCTTGCGCACCCGCCCGTCACGGCCTACCTGCTGCCCGTGGCCGGATGTGCGGTCGGCGGCGCCGGCCTCCTCACCCGCAGGCCCGCCGTCCGCTGAGGCGCGCCTCCCGTCCGCCGACGCGAGGCTCCGGTACGCCGACGCGAGGCTTACGTACGCCGACGCGAGGCTTACGTACGCCGACGCGAGCCTCCGGTACGCCGACGCGAGGCTTACGTACGCCGACGCGAACCTCCGGTACGCCGACGGGAGGCTTGCGTACGCCGACGCGAGCCCCCGGTACGCCGACGGGACATTCCCGTCAGCGGACGGGAGGCTCCCCTCACCGGACCGGGGACTCCCGTCAGAGGCCGGGGGGCTCCCGTCAGCGGACCGGAGGCTCCCGTCAGCGGACCGGGGGCTCCCCTCAGCGGACGGGAGGCGCGCGTCAGCGTCAGGCGCGGAGGGTCGCCCCGTGCTGCTCGTGGGCTGCGGCCACCGCGGACTCGCGGGCGGCGCGGATGTCGTCGTCGGTGAGCGTGCGGTCGGGGGCGCGCAGCCGCAGCGCGAACGCCAGCGACTTGTGCCCCTCGGACACCTGCTCGCCGGCGTAGACGTCGAACAGCCGCGCTGACTCGATCAGCGGACTCGCACCCGCCAGGGTCGCCTCCACGTCCCCGGCGGGGACCGAGGACTCGACGACCAGCGCGAGGTCCTCCTTCGCCACGGGGAAGGTGGAGAACTGCGGGCGCGGACCGACCTCGGGAGAGGCCGCGATCAGCGCGTCGAGGTCGATCTCGGCCGCGACGACCCGCGGCGGCAGTCCGTACGCCTTGAGGACGCGCGGGTGCAGCTCGCCGGCGTGGCCGATGACGACGCCGCCGAGCACGATCGCAGCGCACCGTCCGGGGTGCCACGGCGCGAGCTGCGCCTGCTGCACCTCGACGTCGACGTGGAGCGCGGCCGCGAGGTGCCGGACGATCGCGATCGCGTCGGCCCACACCACCGGGCGACCCGCGCCGGCCCAGCCCGATCGGACGCGCTCGCCGCTCATCACGAGGCCCACGTGGTACGGCTGCGCGGGCAGCGCAGCGTCGAGGGCCGCCAGCTCGTCCTCGGTCGGGCGGCGGTCGACGCCGTAGATCGGGGCTTCCACGTCACCCGCCCGGGGCAGGAAGACCCGCCCGGTCTCGGTGAGGTGGACGTCGGAGTGGCCGCGGCCGACGTTGAGCACGAGGCTGCGCAGCAGCCCCGACAGCAGCGTCGTGGTCATGCCGGGATCCTCCGCGGACAGCGGGTTCTCCAGCAGGACCTGGCGGCGCCGCACGTCGTCCGCGGGAAGCCCGAGCTTGTCCCAGTCGGCCTCGCCGGCGAAGGGGAACGTCTTGACCTCGACGAGCCCCTCGCCCGCGAGGACGTGGCCGGCCCGACGGCGCAGCTTCTGCGCCTTCGTCAGCCCGCGACCCGCGGGCGCAGCCGGGAGGACCGACGGCACCTGGTCGTAGCCGACGACGCGCAGGACCTCCTCGACGACGTCGTACGGATCGGTCAGGTCCGAGCGCCACGGGGGCGGGGTGACCGTGAGCCAGCGGTGGTCGACCCCGACCTCGCAGCCGTTGGCCTCGAGGGCCTCGACCGCCGCGACGGTGTCGATGTCGACACCCGTGACCCGGGCCGGCAGATCGGCGTCGAGCGTGATGTCGGGCAGCACGGGTGCCTCGCCGATGAGGGTCAGCCCCTCCTCGAGCGTGCCGCCACCGTGCTCGACGAGCAGGTCGGCGACCCGGCGCACGGCGCGTGCGGGAAGGGTTGGGTCGACGCCGCGCTCATTGCGCTTGGCGGCCTCGGACGAGAGCTTCTGGGTGCGGGCGGTCCGCGCGATCATCGGCGCGGACCAGACCGCGGCCTCGACCACGACATCGGTCGTGGTCGGGGTCATCTCGACCACCTCGCCGCCCATCACGCCGCCCAGGCCCACGGGGCCCCGGTCGTCGGTGACGACCGCATCGGCCTCGCTCAGGGTGCGGGTCGTGCCGTCGAGCGTCGTCAGCTGCTCCCCCGGCGTCGCCCGCCGCACCACGAGCGGCCCCTTGAGCAGGGACCGGTCGTAGCCGTGGATCGGGAAGCCGAGCTCGAGCATCACGTAGTTGGTGACGTCGACGGCCAGGGAGATCGACCGCATGCCGGCCAGCTCGATGCGCTGAGCGAGCCACGCCGGCGTCGGCCGGGCCGGGTCGATGCCGGTCACGGTGAGCGCGGCGAACACGGGGCACGCGGTCGGGTCCTGGACCTCGACCGGGTACGCGCCGGGGCCGTCGGTCGGGGTCGTGACGGCGTCGATGTCGGCAGGATCGTGGAACGGCACGCCGAACGCGATCGCGGCGTCACGTGCCACGCCGCGCAGCGACAGGGCGTACGCCCGGTCAGGGTTGACCTCGAGGTCGAGGACCTCCTCGCCGAGCCCGAGCAGCTCGATCGCGTCGGCGCCCGGCTCGGCCGAGCCGGGCTCGAGCACGATGATCCCGTCGGCGTCGCCGGACAGGCCGAGCTCCGCACCGGAGCAGATCATGCCGTCCGACACGTGCCCGTAGGTCTTGCGAGCCGAGATCTCGAAGCCGAGCGCAGGCAGCACGGTCCCGGGCAGCGACACGACGACGAGGTCACCTTCGACGAAGTTGTGCGCGCCGCAGACGATGCCGCGCGACGGGACGTCCTCGCCCGGGGCGTCCGGCACGGACGGGTCGTTGTGCGCTCCCACGTCGACGCGGCACCAGTTGATGGTCTTGCCGTTCTTCTGCGGCTCCTTGACCAGGGAAAGGACACGTCCGACGGTCAGCGGGCCGCTGATGCCCGAGGTCGCGATCTCCTCGAGCTTGAGGTCGTACGCCGTGAGGCGCGCGGCGAGGTCGACCGTCGACAGGTCCGCGGGCAGGTCGACGTACTGGCGCAGCCAGGAGACAGGGACACGCATTACAGCTCGATTCCGAAGGGCTCGGTGAAACGGATGTCGCCGTCGAACAGGTCGCGGAGGTCCGCGATGTCGTAGCGCGACGTGATGGTGCGGTCGATGCCGATGCCGAAGGCGAATCCCGAGTAGCGCTCGGGATCGACGCCGCAGGCGACGAGGACGCGCGGGTTGACGACGCCGCAGCCGCCCCACTCGACCCAGCCCTCGCCCTTGCAGGTGCGGCAGTCGGCAACTGCGTCGGGCTCGTTGTGGCACACGTAGCAGAGCAGGTCCATCTCGGCGCTCGGCTCGGTGAACGGGAAGTACGACGGACGGAACCGCGTGGTCATGCCGTCGCCGTAGATCGCCTGCGCGAAGTGGTCGAGAGTGCCCTTGAGGTGGGCCATCGAGAGACCCTCGTCGATCGCGAGGCCCTCGACCTGGTGGAACACCGGCGAGTGGGTCGCGTCGAGCTCGTCGGTGCGGAAGACCCGTCCGGGGCACGCGATGTAGATGGGCGGCTTGCGGGTCAGCATCGTGCGGGCCTGCACGGGCGAGGTGTGGGTGCGCAGCACCATCGCAGCCTTCTCCGGCGTCACCCAGAAGGTGTCCTGCATCGTGCGTGCTGGGTGGTCGGGGCCCAGGTTGAGCGCGTCGAAGTTGAGCCACTCGGCCTCGACCTCGGGCCCCTCGGCGATCTCCCAGCCCATCGCGACGAAGATGTCGGCGATGTGCTCGGACAGGGTCGTGACCGGGTGGCGCGCGCCGACCGGGGCGACGTCCCACGGCAGGGTGACGTCGACGGCCTCGGTTGCGAGCGCCTTCTCCTCCTCGGCCGCCTCGACCTCGGACGTACGCGCTGCGAGCGCCTGGTTGATCGCGCCGCGCGCCTGACCGACACGCTGGCCGGCCTCCTTGCGCGCCTGCGGGGGCAGGGCACCGATCTCCCGGTTGGCCAGCGCGATCGGCGACCGGTCGCCCACGTGGTCGATGCGGACCTGCTTGAGGTCGTCGAGGGTCACGGCGGCGGCGATCGCCGCCAGGGCCTCGTCCCGCATGCGCTCGACCTCGTCGGCGTGCAGCGGGGTGACCTCCACGGGATCGTACGAGGAGTTGGGCGCGGACATGGATGCCTTCCGGAGAGCACAGGTGGTCGAGCGGGCGAGCTCTACTGAGTTTATCGGTCGTTCCCCGGAAGGGTCAGTCGGTCATCGAGTCGGGCTCGTTGATCGGGAACCAGACCCGGATCCGCGCCCCACCGCCCTCGGAGTCACCGATCTGGGTGACCCCGCCGTGCTCCTCCACGATGCCCCGCACGATGTACATCCCCAGGCCGCTGCCGGCACCCGGACCCGAGCGCCAGAACCGGCTGAACACGCGCTGGCGCATCTCCTCGGGGATGCCCGGACCGTGGTCGTGCACCTCGAGGGCGACCCCCTCCTCGTAGGAGGGGTGCCGCTCGTTCTGCACCACGACCTCCTTGAGGCCGAAGCCGTGGCGCATCGCGTTCTCGACCAGGTTGGTGACGACCTGGTGGATGCGGTCGCTGTCGCCCCAGATCAGGTCGAGATCGTCCTTGATGCTGACCTCGAACGGATCGGTCGCACCGCCGGACACGCTCGTGAGGACGTGCCGGACGACCTCGTCGAGCTTGACCGGGCCACGCTTGAGGGTCAGTCGGCCCGCGTCGATGCGTGCGGCGTCGAGCAGCTCGGTGATGAGCCGGCTCAGCCGGTCCGCGTCGGAGTCGACCGTCTCCAGCATGAGCTGGCGCTGCTCCTCGGTGAACTTGTCCCACTTGCTCAGCAGCGTGGCCGTGAAGCCCTTGATGCCGGTCAGGGGTGAGCGCAGCTCGTGCGCCACCGTGGCGACCAGGTCGGAGCGCTCACGGTCGGCCTGGTTGCGGATGCGCGCATTGCGCACACTGACGACGACCCGTTGCACCGGACCGCCGCGGCGCTCGCGCACGAGCGAGGCGGTGATGAGGTACTCGCTGCCCTTGGGCGACCACCACGAGGACTCCGACGTGCGGGTACGGATGTTCAGACCGTCGTAGGGGCGGTTGCAGTCGTACCAGGAGTTGCCGTTGAGGTCGTCGAACGGGACGGCGTCGGACAGGTGCATGCCGAGCATCTCGTCCCCGACCGCACGTGCCATGAGCTTGATCCGCGGATTGACGTACTCGACCAACCCGTCCGCGCCGGCGATGATGACGCCGTCCGGGTAGTCGTCGTAGTCCATGACGAGAGAATCTAGTACCAATGGACTAGTTCCGACGAGACCGGTCCCGATGTTTCAGTCGTCGTGTCGCGCCCGAGCCGTCGCGTAGAGGCACACCGCCGCCGCGGTGGCGAGGTTGAGACTCTCCGCCCGGCCGTAGATCGGCACCGACACGACCGCGTCCGCCAGGTCCCGGGTCGCGGCCGGCAGCCCCCACGCCTCGTTGCCCATGAGCCAGGCGGTGGGGGCCGACAGGTCGAGCGAGTCGTCGAACAGGCCGACGTCTCCCCCGCCGTCGGCCGCGAGCACCTGGAACCCGGCCTCCTGCAGCGCGAGCAGTGCGCCCGCGGTGTCCCGCTCGATCACGAGGGGCAGGTGGAAGATGCTGCCGACCGTCGCACGTACGGACTTGGGGTTGTAGGGATCGACGCTGTCGCCCACCAGGACTACCCCGTCCGCGCCCGCGGCGTCGGCGCAACGGATCACCGCTCCGGCGTTGCCGGGGTCGCGGATGTCGGCGCAGACCACCACGAACGTCGGTGACCGGTCCAGCAGCACCTCCAGCGGCCGGTCGAGCATCGCGCAGCGAGCCACGACGCCCTGCGGCTGCACGGTGTCGGCGATGGCCTCGACGACGTCGTCGGTCACGACGTGCCACTCGACCTGGGCCTGGCGGGCGGCCTCCACCAGATCGGTGTGCTGATCGGTCGCGGCGGCGGTCGCGAACACCTCGAGGGTGGTGCCGGGTGAGGCGAGCGCCTCGCGCACGGCCTGCGGACCCTCGGCGAGGAATTCGCGCCGATCGGTCCGGAACGCACGAGTGGCGAGCCGCCTGGCGTGCTTGACGCGTCCTGAACGGACGGTCAGCTCACCAGGCGTGCTCGCCACCATGGTTCGTGCTTCAGCTCTTGACGGTCGCAGCGGTCAGGCCGCGGCGCCGTCCTTGGGAGCGTTGACGTCGGCCGGAAGGTTGTCCTTCGCGGTCTGCACGAGCGCCGAGAACGCGGCAGGCTCGTTGACGGCCAGCTCGGCCAGGATCTTGCGGTCGACCTCGACACCCGCGGCCTTGAGGCCCTGGATGAAGCGGTTGTACGTCATGCCCTCGGCGCGGACCGCAGCGTTGATGCGCTGGATCCAGAGACGACGGAAGTCGCCCTTCTTGGCCTTGCGGTCGCGGTAGCTGTAGACCAGGGAGTGAGTGACCTGCTCCTTGGCCTTGCGGTACAGGCGCGAACGCTGGCCGCGGTAGCCCGCAGCGCGCTCGAGTGTCTGACGGCGCTTCTTTTGTGCATTGACTGAGCGCTTGACGCGTGCCATCTCAGTTCTCCTTAAATTCTAGGGATTTGGGGTGGGAACGCGGTCAGAGACCGAGCATCTTCTTCACACGCGGGACGTCGTTCTTGGAGACGGCCGTGGTGCCGTCGAGGCGGCGCTTGCGCTGCGACGACTTGACCTCGAGGAGGTGACGACGGTTGGTCTGCTCGCGACGCAGCTTGCCGCTGCCGGTGAGCTTGACGCGCTTCTTCATCCCCGAGTGGGGCTTGAACTTCGGCATTTATGCCTCCATGTCTGGGTCGAGGTTCTCTGAACGACGACGGGGCTTCTTGGGGGTCGCGACGGCCTGGGCGGCCTCACGGTGGGCCTTGACCTCGGCCTCCTCGGCTGCCTTGTCGGCGGCCTTCGCATCCATGCTCTTGACCTTTTCGGCCTTGACCTCGGCCTGGGCCTCGGACTTCTTCTTGTGCGGACCGAGCACCATGGTCATGTTGCGGCCGTCCTGACGGGCGTTGGACTCGATGAACCCGAGATCCTCCACGTCGGCGGCGAGACGCTGCAGCAGGCGGTAGCCCAGCTCGGGGCGGTGCTGCTCACGTCCACGGAACATGATCGTGATCTTGACCTTGTCGCCGGCCTTGAGGAATCGGACGACGTGACCCTTTTTGGTGTCGTAGTCGTGCTGATCGATCTTGGGACGCAGCTTCATCTCTTTGATGATGGTGTTCGTCTGGTTCCGACGGGACTCGCGAGCCTTCTGTGCGGTCTCGTACTTGAACTTGCCGTAGTCCATGAGACGGCAGACGGGCGGACGAGCTGTGGGCGCCACCTCGACGAGATCGAGATCGGCTTCCGCAGCCAGTCGCAGGGCATCTTCGATACGAACGATGCCGACCTGTTCACCGCCAGGACCGACGAGGCGTACTTCGGGCACTCGGATTCGGTCGTTGACGCGCAGCTCTGTGGTGATGGATCCTCCTGGGGTCGTGTGGAGGGCCCAAAAAAATAAGGCCCCCGTACGAAACGGACGCCACCGTCGCATCATTCCCCGGCAAGGGAAATACGCAACCAAGGCCCCCTTGATCTCGGTCTTCACCGCACACAAGAGAACCGCTACCCCGCAGTCAGGAACCACACAGGTGGGAGGTGACCTCCACTTCGTCCTCAAGGTTATCAGCGCCCGTGCCGGATCGTGAAATCCGACCCGCCGGAACGGCCGTCTTGTTGCCTGCGCGAAACACCGATGTCGTCGCGCGGAAAACTCGCCGGGCGACGATGGTGCCATGCTCTGGCGCGTACGCACGACCCTCGCCGACCGGCCCGGCAACCTGGCCTCGATCGCCCTGGCGTGCGGACAGGCCGAGCTGAACATCGTCTCGCTGCAGGTCTTCCCCACCACGCCGCTCGTGACCGACGAGCTCGTCGTCCGCGCGCCCGAGGGCTGGACCGACGTCCGCGTCGCGGAGGTCTTCGAGCGCGCCGGCGGCGCAACGGTCGCCGCGACCCGGGTCGACGACGACGCGATCGCCGATCCCGCGATCCGCTACCTGCGCGGCGTCCACGAGGTCCTGGAGGACGGGCGCGACATCGCCGACGTGCTGCACGAGCTGCTGGAGACCGAGCCCCCGGACGTCGCCGACTACGCGGGTCACGACGTCATGGTCCTGACCCGCCGGGACGGCTCGGAGCTGCAGATCGGCCGGGCGGTCCCGTTCACCGCGGTCGAGCACGAGCGCGCCCGGGCGATGCTGTCACTGGTCAGCGACGCCGGCATCGACGTCCCGCTCATCACCCCGTCCCCGCTCCACGACAGCATCCCGGCGGTCCGCGAGGCGACGCTCGCCGACATCGGGCTCGTCTCCGCCCTGCACGAGCGGTGCAGCGTCGACACGTTGTACGACCGCTACCAGGTGCCGCTCAAGATGCCCATGACCACGCGCATGGCGCGGCGGCTGGTGGTCCCGGACCACGGCTGCGCGCTGGTCGTGCAGGTCGGTGCCGATGCGGTCGGGCACGGCGTCCTCGCGCTCGACGACGACGTCTGGACCTTCCGGCTCATCATCGAGGACGCCTGGCAGGGCCAGGGCATCGGCGCGCTCCTGCTGCGGCAGGCGGCCGGACGCGCGAAGGGCGAGGGAGCCGAGCGGCTCACGTTCGTGACGGCGGGCTCGAACGACGGCCTGCTGCGCGCGGTGGGCGACGCCGGCTTCGTGGCCCGCGTCGAGCGCCACGACGGCAATGTGCACATCACGGTTCCGCTGCGCGACGTGAGGGAGGTCCGCACCGGGTGAGACCGGCCGTCTCCTATGATCTCGGGACCGGTGGGACCGACCACCGACACGATCGCACTCCAGGGGGACACGTGGCACGACAGCTGGCACGGGCATCGGCGGCGCTGGCGCTCACACTGGTCGCCGCCTGCGGAGGTGGCGGCTCCGACGCACCTGCCAAGAAGGCCTCGGCGCCGCCCCCGCGCGTCGAGCTGACCGACCTCGCGGCCTCGCCGTCGGCGCCGTCGGCCACGTACGACGCGCCCATGGACCTCCGGTTGCCGGACGAGTCGTGGCGCGAGGAGTACCGCAAGGTGGCCGCCCGGCTGTCGGCCATGATGCGCAGCGCGATGACGGATCCCGCCGGCTGGCAGCTGACGTCAGACAAGGCGGCGTACTCCCTCGTCTACGGCAAGTTCGACGTCACCGAGAGCTCGGGCAGCTACTTGGCCAACACCCTGTACAAGAAGGCGCGCAGCAAGGCCGAACCGCGCGAGCGCATCGGCCACCGGGTCGCGAGCATCTTCCCGAAGGACGGCATGCCACGACGGGTCCGCGCGTACAAGGTCGGCTGGACCGCACAGGAGGTCAAGGACGGGCTGAAGGTCAGTGCGCAGGCGTGGGTCGGCTACGACGTGGGCAAGCCCGCTCCGGTGCTGATCACTCGCGAGCTGACGGTGACGATCATGCGACGCGACGACCGCTTCGACTACCGGGTGGCCTCGCCGCAGTACGGCACCTACACAGACAGCTGCTCGTCCCCGGTCGACGGCGTGCTCCGCCCCCCGTCGGACGGGCTCGATCGCGCGATGATCCCGGCCTGGCAGAAGGAGACCGGCGACAAAACGGTTCGGCCACTCAAGACGGCGTTCGCCGAGGTCGTCGCAGCGGGCGGATCGAAGGTGTCCGCGGCCAAGACCCGCGCGAAGGCGAAGAAGTGTCTGGCCAAGGGCGCAGCGAAGTCCTGAGGTCGCAGGGCAAAACGGTGGCGTCCCGGGGGTTGTGGTGGTGGTCAAGCGCCCCGATACTGACCGGACCGACATCGATGCAGGGGGACGCATGACGCACGCACGAGCACGACGTTGTCTGACAGTGGGAGTGGCGGCACTGGGTGCCGTGTCGTTGATCGCGGGGCTCAGCTCCGGGGCCTCCGCCGCGACGAAGAAGGTGCGCAAGCCGGTGGTGAAGTCGCTCGCCAATCCCGGCGTCGTGCAAGGAACCGACGGCCGCTGGGTCATCCACGGCACCGGCAGCTGGGCCAGCCACTCGGTGACGGTGTCGAAGGGCACCAGCGCTGCGGGCCCGTACGCGGGCGTCCAGAAACGCAGGCTCCTCAAGGAGTCCACGGTGCCGACGTGGATGGGCGCCACCAAGGAGGGCGAGCGCAACCGGAGCATCTGGGCGCCGTCGGTGGCCCGGTCCGGCGGGACGTACGTCGCGTACTTCGCGGTGACCGTCAAGGGAGCCGGCAGCGCGCGGTGCATCGGCACCGGGGTCAGCACCAACGCGCGAGGCCCCTTCACGGCCAGCCCCAAGGCGTTGGCGTGCTGGAAGGGCTCGGGCGCCAAGCCGTATGACCAGATCGCGTCCGAGGGCAAGGGCTTCTCCCTGATCGACCCCACGCCCACCTGGTTGAGCAGCACCCAGCTGGTGCTGACCTACAAGACGCAGATCAAGAGGAACGGCAAGTGGCACACCACGACGCGGCTGCTGCAGCTCGACCCTGCGGATCCCACGCGCGTCGCCGCCCAGCACGGCAAGAGCATCAAGATCAGCGATGCGCGGAGCAAGTACATCGAGGAGAACCCGGTGCTGGTCAAGCGCGGCAGCAGGTACACGCTGTTCACGTCGTTCGGCTGGTACGGCACGTGCAACTACCGCACCCGCTACCACCAGAGCAAGAACCTCTGGAGCTCCAGGTCCTGGCTGAAGGCCAAGCACACCAACCTGAAGTTCCCCAAGAACACCAACACGTGCGGGAACGGGAACGCCCAGGTCGTCAACACCGGCAGCGACAAGTGGCTCATCTTCTTCAACGGCCACGCCAACCGCAAGAAGACGCCCGGCGGCCCCTCGAACGTCTACGTGGGAACCGTCAAGTGGAAGTCCGCGAAGCCCTACGTGAGCAAGGTGCGCTCCTAGCGCGCCTAGACGACCCAGGCCGGGCCGGCATCGGTGCGCGTCAGCCGGTGACCGGCCGCCAGGTGCTCCACGTCCTCGGTCTCGATGACCGTGAACCCGGGGCTCGCGAGGTCCAGCAGGATCGCGGCCGCTCCTTCGTCCAGGGTTGCCCGGGCGGCATCGCGCCCCAGGATCGGGACGGGGCGCGCCTTCGGGTCCCACGCGGCCATCGTCTGGACGCTGCTGAACGCGAGCAGGGCCTGCCGGCCGTCGGCGCCGGTCATCAGGACGGCGGCCATGTCGGCGTTCTTGTCGCCTGCGGCCGGGGTCTCCCCCAGCAGTGCGACGATCGGGACGAACACCCGCACGTCCGGCAGGGCCTGCAACACCGCGACGTCGTCACCGAGGGCGGCCGCGAGCTCGGGCGCGACGGTGCCGTCGTCGCCGGGGAACTGCGGGCTGGCCAGTGAGCGGTCGTGTCCGTGCACCATCAGCCGAGCCGTCCCCGCAGGTAGGCGACCGCCTCACGGGCGTAGCGCCCGTCGCTGCCCTGGATCGCGAACAGCATGACCCGCTCGTCGTCCTTGGTCACGAGGGTCGGCCACGGCGCACCGGTGTTCATCGCAAAGCCCTCGATGTCGGACCACTGCACGCGGTGCCGGCGATAGCCGTTGAGCACCTCGAGGCCCTCGTCGGTCGCCCGGACGTAGCTGCGACCGACGCCGTGCAGCAGCGCGAGCACCGCCAGGATGAAGATCCAGAGCGTGACCGTCTCCGCGGTCGTGAAGTAGATCTCGTCGGGCAGCGCGTACGCGATGACCGCGGTGATCACCAGCATGATCACCGCGACGGCGTACGCGACGACGCGCGCGCCGCCGGGACGGAAGGTCCTCATATCCGGCACGCGAGGATGTCCGTGACCAGGATGCCGCGGGCACCCAGCCCGTAGAGCGCGTCCATGATCTTCTGGGAGGCGTCGCGCGGCACCATCGAGCGCACCGCGACCCAGCCCTCGCGGTGCAGCGGGGACACGGTCGGCGACTCGATGCCGGGCGTCAGCTCGACGGCCCGCTCGACCTGCTCGGCGCGGATGTCGTAGTCCATCATCACGTACGTCCGCGCGACGAGGACGCTGTCGATGCGGCGCTTGAACACGGCGAAGCCGTCGGGCTCGGGGGCGCCGTGGCGGGTGATGAGGACCGCCTCGGAGGCCAGGATCGGCTCACCGAACACCTCGAGGTCGGCCTGGCGCAGGGTGCTGCCGGTCTCCACGACGTCGGCGATCGCGTCGGCGACGCCGAGGCGCACCGAGGACTCGACCGCACCGTCGAGGCGCACGACGTCGGCCGAGATGCCCCGCTCGGCGAGGTAGGCGCCGACGATGCCCTCGTACGACGTCGCGATGCGGC contains these protein-coding regions:
- the hisG gene encoding ATP phosphoribosyltransferase; the protein is MLKIAVPNKGALAESAAQMLLEAGYRQRRNAKDLVTIDPDNDVEFFYLRPRDIAIYVGEGTLDAGITGRDLLLDSQADATENITLGFGASTFRFAAPIGTMTSIEDLEGSRIATSYEGIVGAYLAERGISADVVRLDGAVESSVRLGVADAIADVVETGSTLRQADLEVFGEPILASEAVLITRHGAPEPDGFAVFKRRIDSVLVARTYVMMDYDIRAEQVERAVELTPGIESPTVSPLHREGWVAVRSMVPRDASQKIMDALYGLGARGILVTDILACRI